Genomic window (Asticcacaulis excentricus CB 48):
TCAGGTCGAACAGACCGATCGCGCCGTTCAGGAGTATAAGATCCGCAACAACCTCCTGAGCGCGACGGGCTCAACCCTGACCGAGCAGGAAATATCCGACCTTAACCGTCAACTGGCGTCCGTCCAGGTTGACCGGGCTGAAGCTTCTGCACGCCTCAATACCGCGCGCCGTCAAATGCAAAGCGGATCAACCGGGGACGATGTTGGTGAAGCGCTTAAGTCACCGGTGGTGTCGAGCCTGCGTACCCAAGCCGCCCAGCTGTCATCACGACTGGCTGAGCTTGATGCGCACTACGGCCCCCAGCACCCGGAAGTCATTAAGGCGAAGAACCAGCTTGCAGACGTGAATGGGCAGATCCAGGCAGAAATCCGTCGCGTGATCTCAAACCTCGAGGCTCAGGACCAGATCCAGGCTCAGCGCGCTGGCTCCATCGCCGGCTCCGTGCGACGCGCTCAAGGTCAGCTGGCGAGCAACTCTCAGGCGATGGTCAAGCTCAACGAACTTGAACTGCAGGCCCAGTCCGTTCGTCAGCTTTACGAATCCTACCTTGATCGCTTCAAGCAAACGGCGACGCAGTCGGGTCTCAAGGCTGTCAATGCTCAGCTCGTTGCTCCTGCCGCCATCCCAACCGATCCGTCTTCGCCGAAGCTAGCTCTGTCCCTAGCCCTGGGGTTTGTTGCCGGCGTATTTGGCGCGGGTGGTACCGCACTTGTCCGCCGTGGTATGGAGCAAGGCCTCACGACGTCTAAGGACGTCGAAGGCAAGCTCGGCGTTAAGTTCCTCGCGAGCATCGCCGATCTCCAGACGACCTTGAAGGATAAGAGCGGCAAACCCCTTCCGCACCGCTACATTATCGACAAGCCGCTTTCGGTGTTTGCCGAGGGCTTCCGGAACCTGCGGGCGGCTATTCTTTATGCGCCGAATGTTTCCCCGAAGATTATCGCCGTCACCTCAGCTCTTCCCGGGGAAGGTAAGACGACGACTTCGGTTTGTTTAGGCGCCGCCTTCGCGACCGCAGGCAATTCCGTGATTGTCGTTGACTGCGACCTTCGCAAGCGCTCGATCAATGGGATTTTCAACCAGTCGCCTGAAAAGGGTCTTGTGGAACTTCTCAATGGCGAGGCTACGCTCGATGAAGTTACCAAGACAGATGACCATACCAAGATCACCTACCTTCCGCTGTCCGTGAACAAGGTTCCGAATGAGGATATCTACGGGACGCCGGAATTCGACAATCTGCTCGAACTCCTTCGTAAGCGTTATGACTATGTGATCCTCGATACGGCCCCTGTTCTGCCGGTCGCCGACACCCGCATCCTCGCCCGTAAGGCCGACTTTGTGATGCTCCTCGTTCGCTGGCGTAAAACACCGGCTCGTGCCGTGGAAGCGGCCGTCGATATTCTGGACTCGGCTCGTGTAACCATCCATGGTGCGACGCTTACTCAGGTCAATATCAACGCTCAAGCGAAATATGGCTACGGGGATGCCGGCTATTACTACAAGGAATACAAGAGCTATTATCTTCAGAACTAGGCGGAAATTTCGGGATCGGACATGTCTGATTTTACCGGGATGTTAAAAAAGCCCATTTAAGTTCCAGGCGGGCCACATGGCCCGCCATTTTTTTTGACCACCGATTTAGAGGCTCTGAATGAGTGATAGCAGACGCATGGCGACGAATATCATCGCCAGCTGGGGCGCAAACCTGGTCAAGGTGATGGTCCAGCTCGTCATGCTGCCCGTTATGGCGCGGGTACTCGGCCCCGCGGAAATGGGGCTCTATGCTCTGGCACTGCCAATCCTCGCCCTTGTTATGCCCTTAGCCGATGCGGGTCTTGCCAATAGCCTGGCACGGGAAAAGCCCGATAATCACCGCGTATGGTCCACCTCATTCTGGATGCTGATGTTTATCAGCTTGCTGCTTGCCGTAAGCGTCTACGGAGGCTCTTTCGGTGTGGCCCACACCTCCAACCAGCCACGCTTGCCTCAGATCGTTCTGGCGCTATGCGCGATATTTCCGCTGATGGGTCTCGGCGTTTTGCCAATGGCCCGCATGATTCAGAAAGGTCGTCTTGTGGCCCCGGCGATCATAGACATGGCCAGCAATCTCCTAGGCGCTGGTATCGGTATCGCAGGCGCCCTTTCAGGCTATGGTGTGTGGTCTATGGTCGCTCAGTACGTGTCTGTTTTCGCGATCCGCGCCTTCCTTCTAAACGCATGCGAACTCTACTGGCCTCGTATGGTTCTGGATTTCAGTGGCCTGAAGAGCCACCTCGGCCTCGGTGGATCGATTACACTCTCAAAAATTGCTGAATCCGCTGGCCGCGTTGCCGAGAACTCCCAGGTTTCCAGAATCTTGGGCGCGTCAGCACTAGGCGCCTATGGCTTTGCCAATCAGGTCGCCCGCTTCCTGTCTGAGGCTGTGGGAAACTCGTTGTGGGCCAATCTGTACTATCAGAGCCTACATTGTGAGCACGACCGCTTAGGTCCGCAGCTGATACGCATGAACCGCCTTCTCTGCCACATCCTGATCCCGGCTTCATTTTTGGGCGCCGCCCTCTCCCCGACGTTTCTGCCTTTCGTACTGGGCGACAAATGGGTAGACGCCGGCTGGCCCTTAGCGATCTTTTGCCTTACCTATCCTTTCACGATTATGTCCAACCTTGTGGGGGCGGTTCTCTATGCAAGAGGACACGCCATAATCCCGATGAGTGTCGCTGTGCTCACGGCCTGTGCACGATTTGGCGCCATTTTTCTTTTTTTGCCTTATGGACTGATGTCAGCATGCATCGGCGTCGGCGCAATCAGCATATTGCAGGCGATTGGTTCTTTCCTTGCCTCCCGCGAGGTCATAGGTATTAGGATTAGCGAGGTCTTGGTAACTTCGTTCTGGCCGGTCACAGCAGCTCTGCTGGGCTTCTGGGGAGCCTTCACAATCCTGCTTTATAGGCACGATATTGAAGGTGGCATATATGCTGCCGCATGCTTTGGCGGGATATACGTACTGGCCCAGATCATGTTCGACCGCTCACGCTTCCTCACGGATGCCAGCGGCATTGTTGAGCTCGTCCGTCGCAAGAAAACGAAATCCGAACCGACCGTATAAGCCTCGTTGAAGCGCTTTAATCAGATCGAAGATAGGCCAGATGTTTGTACCTTTGATAGTCCTGGTGATTTTAGGCGTCCTTTTCTTCCTATCTGGCCGAGGACTTTTGAATTTCGCCTTCTTCCTGATGAGCTTCGGCACGCTCGCAGCCGTACCACCAGAGTTCATCGGTGGCACGACGGTTCTCGCCTCATCTGCAGCTTTTATGCTCGTCGCGGCTCGGCAATTTATGGTGAAGGATCAACCGCAAACGATCATCGCCGGTCTAATTGACTACCGAGCACTGGCCCCTCTGACAATTTTCACAATTATTGCTGTCGTAGGTGCCTTCACTCTGCCGCGGGCGTTCGGCGAAAATGTCATGGTCTTCCCAATGCGCGGGGCCGAGGAAGGCTCATTTGCGGTGCCACTCGCCCCCTCTTCTTCAAACTTCAATCAAAGCATAAATTTGATCGCGAACCTGATGGTGGCAGGAGCCATTTTTGGCATGTCCCGCATCAGTGGTTTCACATCGAAAATCAAGGACGCCCTGATTTGGGGAGGCGTCGGTGTCGTGCTTACTGGCTTTGCGGACCTGATTGGCTCGAACATCGGATTGACGCCAGTTTTGGAAATCTTCCGGACTGCGTCTTACAAGATGATGGACGACGC
Coding sequences:
- a CDS encoding GumC family protein — translated: MARQTAENDTSENIQLEAILSELRKHLPWMIGAFVVIFAAVFAATYFRTPKYTASTSVLIADDGQSKLTGTQENAGPADSPTIDSEVELLKSNAVANRVVTSLQLQNDAEFSAGINEVIQGKIDAAGGQPKVGDELKIEAIADRVMGGLDVKRQGLTRVIKINYTSTSKTKAAKLANAWAKAYIEEKIATREAANQQANGWLSERIESLRAQVEQTDRAVQEYKIRNNLLSATGSTLTEQEISDLNRQLASVQVDRAEASARLNTARRQMQSGSTGDDVGEALKSPVVSSLRTQAAQLSSRLAELDAHYGPQHPEVIKAKNQLADVNGQIQAEIRRVISNLEAQDQIQAQRAGSIAGSVRRAQGQLASNSQAMVKLNELELQAQSVRQLYESYLDRFKQTATQSGLKAVNAQLVAPAAIPTDPSSPKLALSLALGFVAGVFGAGGTALVRRGMEQGLTTSKDVEGKLGVKFLASIADLQTTLKDKSGKPLPHRYIIDKPLSVFAEGFRNLRAAILYAPNVSPKIIAVTSALPGEGKTTTSVCLGAAFATAGNSVIVVDCDLRKRSINGIFNQSPEKGLVELLNGEATLDEVTKTDDHTKITYLPLSVNKVPNEDIYGTPEFDNLLELLRKRYDYVILDTAPVLPVADTRILARKADFVMLLVRWRKTPARAVEAAVDILDSARVTIHGATLTQVNINAQAKYGYGDAGYYYKEYKSYYLQN
- a CDS encoding oligosaccharide flippase family protein; this encodes MATNIIASWGANLVKVMVQLVMLPVMARVLGPAEMGLYALALPILALVMPLADAGLANSLAREKPDNHRVWSTSFWMLMFISLLLAVSVYGGSFGVAHTSNQPRLPQIVLALCAIFPLMGLGVLPMARMIQKGRLVAPAIIDMASNLLGAGIGIAGALSGYGVWSMVAQYVSVFAIRAFLLNACELYWPRMVLDFSGLKSHLGLGGSITLSKIAESAGRVAENSQVSRILGASALGAYGFANQVARFLSEAVGNSLWANLYYQSLHCEHDRLGPQLIRMNRLLCHILIPASFLGAALSPTFLPFVLGDKWVDAGWPLAIFCLTYPFTIMSNLVGAVLYARGHAIIPMSVAVLTACARFGAIFLFLPYGLMSACIGVGAISILQAIGSFLASREVIGIRISEVLVTSFWPVTAALLGFWGAFTILLYRHDIEGGIYAAACFGGIYVLAQIMFDRSRFLTDASGIVELVRRKKTKSEPTV